A window from Chitinophaga filiformis encodes these proteins:
- a CDS encoding cyanophycinase, with protein sequence MSFFFAGFLFLAAGAIAQQNTGADTQSSNTARAGVTQSSNMAAASVEADAVVGPQKGALIIVGGGKVGPEIWARFIELAGGPNANIVVIPTAGEDSALATGKSFEKELLQDLGVAQVTVLHTRDPKVANTASFVAPLKKATGIWFPGGRQWKIADAYLHTLAEKEIKAVLTRGGVIGGTSAGATIQGSFLLRGDTKGNSILEGDHIHGLDLIHHTAIDQHILRRNRQFDLVGVIKAHPDLLGIGIDESTAIVVQKDTFEVIGNSYVAIYDIAHINEKQKSPTGEYNTDGPFYFLGRGQRFDLQQRKVITNTSRSAVVNTPRLSNN encoded by the coding sequence ATGTCATTTTTTTTCGCCGGCTTCCTGTTCCTGGCTGCCGGTGCTATTGCACAGCAAAACACAGGCGCTGATACACAATCATCAAACACAGCCAGGGCCGGTGTTACACAGTCATCAAATATGGCTGCAGCTTCCGTGGAGGCTGACGCTGTTGTAGGTCCTCAGAAAGGCGCCCTGATCATTGTCGGCGGTGGCAAAGTAGGGCCGGAAATATGGGCACGCTTTATAGAGCTGGCTGGCGGTCCTAACGCCAATATCGTAGTGATCCCTACGGCCGGTGAAGATTCAGCCCTTGCTACCGGCAAATCATTCGAAAAAGAACTGCTGCAGGATCTCGGGGTGGCCCAGGTAACAGTACTACACACACGTGATCCTAAAGTCGCCAACACAGCAAGCTTTGTAGCGCCGCTGAAAAAGGCAACCGGTATCTGGTTTCCCGGTGGCCGCCAGTGGAAAATTGCTGATGCCTACCTGCACACATTGGCAGAAAAGGAGATCAAAGCGGTGCTTACCCGCGGTGGTGTAATAGGGGGTACTTCTGCAGGTGCCACCATCCAGGGCTCATTCCTGCTGAGGGGAGACACCAAAGGCAATAGCATCCTGGAAGGAGACCACATACATGGGCTGGACCTGATCCATCATACCGCTATCGACCAGCACATCCTGCGCCGTAACCGGCAGTTTGACCTGGTAGGTGTGATAAAGGCGCATCCTGACCTGCTGGGCATCGGTATTGACGAGAGTACGGCCATCGTGGTGCAGAAAGATACGTTTGAAGTGATCGGAAACTCCTATGTAGCTATTTATGACATTGCCCATATCAACGAAAAACAGAAAAGTCCTACGGGGGAATATAACACCGATGGGCCCTTCTATTTCCTCGGCAGGGGACAACGATTCGATCTGCAGCAGCGTAAAGTGATCACAAATACCAGCCGTTCCGCAGTGGTAAATACACCCAGGCTGAGTAACAACTAG
- a CDS encoding RagB/SusD family nutrient uptake outer membrane protein → MRLSIYLLAGISLLGASCKKFLDVQPEQQVDDSQAITNLGSAETAVNGLYNLLGNDSYYGSNFQALSYLSGGDIQWTGSQSAPAQIANRQITADNANVASSWAAIYRTILSANYIIDVIPKLADPLFTQVKKDQLTGEAYFVRALSYFDLARGWGGVQLILTPTRLPGDHAGIKRSSLDETYQQVLSDLNKAAELLPLSTNRNRATRKTAWALKARYFLYRQQWDSADLYATRIIDDVANYRLLKPYNAFFANNATATAESVFEISYSVSFKNGHFNWWLPPALGGRREWAPNAQLVALLNDPAIGGNRNALIGQTAPPGNLWYGKLYYRTPTGTDPAYLIRIAELYLIRAEARAKNGLLTEALQDLNAIRDRAGIAPSTADTKEAILLAIENERRLEFAFEGDRWFDLVRTGRVANVLGLTDKNRYVFPIPADELLADGNLDPNPGY, encoded by the coding sequence ATGAGACTAAGCATATATCTTTTAGCAGGCATCTCCCTCTTGGGCGCGTCCTGCAAGAAGTTCCTCGATGTACAACCCGAGCAACAGGTGGACGATTCGCAAGCTATTACCAATCTGGGAAGTGCAGAAACGGCGGTAAATGGTCTTTATAACCTCTTGGGAAATGACAGTTATTATGGCTCCAATTTTCAGGCATTGTCTTACCTGTCTGGCGGCGATATCCAGTGGACAGGCTCGCAGTCGGCGCCGGCGCAGATAGCTAATCGTCAGATAACGGCGGACAATGCTAACGTCGCTTCTTCCTGGGCGGCCATTTACCGGACCATCCTTTCTGCCAATTACATTATCGATGTCATTCCAAAACTTGCTGATCCGCTGTTCACCCAGGTGAAGAAAGATCAGCTGACAGGAGAAGCCTATTTCGTCAGGGCGTTATCGTACTTTGATCTGGCCCGGGGCTGGGGAGGTGTGCAATTGATACTGACGCCTACACGCCTGCCGGGCGATCATGCAGGTATTAAAAGAAGCAGCCTGGACGAGACCTATCAACAGGTGCTCAGCGATCTGAATAAAGCAGCGGAATTGTTGCCACTGAGCACCAACAGGAACAGGGCTACCCGCAAAACTGCTTGGGCCCTGAAAGCCCGTTATTTCCTTTACCGACAGCAATGGGACTCCGCAGACCTGTATGCCACCAGGATCATCGATGATGTAGCCAATTACCGGCTGCTAAAGCCCTACAATGCTTTCTTTGCTAATAATGCAACGGCAACTGCAGAATCGGTTTTTGAGATCAGTTACAGTGTATCCTTTAAGAACGGGCATTTTAACTGGTGGCTGCCGCCCGCCCTGGGAGGCAGAAGGGAATGGGCGCCTAATGCACAGCTGGTGGCGCTCCTGAACGATCCTGCTATTGGCGGTAACAGGAACGCCCTGATCGGTCAGACCGCTCCCCCCGGGAACCTCTGGTATGGAAAGCTATACTATCGTACGCCCACCGGTACCGATCCGGCTTACCTGATAAGGATAGCAGAGCTGTACCTGATACGCGCGGAAGCCAGGGCGAAAAACGGGCTGCTGACGGAAGCCCTGCAGGACCTGAATGCTATCCGCGACCGTGCCGGCATTGCTCCCAGTACGGCAGACACCAAAGAAGCGATCCTGCTGGCTATTGAAAACGAAAGAAGGCTGGAATTTGCGTTCGAAGGCGACCGCTGGTTCGACCTGGTACGTACCGGCAGGGTGGCGAATGTATTAGGGCTAACAGACAAGAACCGATATGTATTCCCGATACCGGCAGATGAACTGCTGGCAGATGGAAACCTGGACCCTAATCCCGGTTATTAG